One Coccinella septempunctata chromosome X, icCocSept1.1, whole genome shotgun sequence genomic window carries:
- the LOC123321619 gene encoding uncharacterized protein LOC123321619, whose amino-acid sequence MEYALAVIGVLIVYLTGKSAEGSCYFQQEFQGEYVMQSAVIGPNVQYATLKINATTVGIWGHCHKRIGNNYLLRMSHGETSCIRCFHLKLRSTNVLEMITSHNSVSKCHIVSEEQAERTCPTEQSLVSRNVTEILLFKTKDVHEFPTMRKYCPLDGKYSVIYRNRNVRSLKKIECHGLDSTIDSCPSGSTLNIRLKGCSEGEMSEFKFECLGSWNGIKEENFIIFVDSRQHKPRYRCAVYEREARTGRIHMALSNDSTCITDLHNATSGFETFLLQPKAATPWPVEIRSGTCNFPKWMQGKWEHIRVNDDTLVYQDHSSFKTYTIKCADSHQFENKYLVFSRSQCNEEHYSCLWIHKRASNILEFQISIKSSYMSNVFTLCHESNFLEDSWITQGRIAPPTTGEIVPRMCPISGEYTGVIPDSDSELCANLRSDCNAEVMYYQVSSCITGELYEEREYVCLGHWVEDDLLYTYTKRRDIAASTYECFVGSITPNREVYIKEAGSFCQRNIDPIKNGMELIKNEMYSCKKNVPVSNKTEERPKITYEQTTVKLTTEATVTVAHTKSTRKPWNFDNSMGDIPKHKEKHNNANHVEVMILLYICTITLLIQL is encoded by the exons GTAAATCTGCAGAGGGCTCgtgttattttcaacaagaatTCCAAGGTGAATACGTTATGCAGAGCGCAGTCATCGGACCAAATGTACAGTATGCCACGCTCAAAATAAACGCAACAACCGTTGGCATCTGGGGCCATTGTCACAAGAGAATAGGAAATAATTATCTACTTAGGATGAG TCATGGAGAAACAAGTTGCATCAGATGCTTCCACCTGAAATTGCGATCTACAAATGTACTCGAGATGATCACTAGCCATAATTCTGTGTCGAAATGTCACATAGTAAGTGAAGAACAAGCTGAACGAACATGTCCTACAGAACAAAGTTTGGTTTCCAGAAACGTAACAGAAATATTGTTATTCA AAACAAAAGATGTTCACGAATTCCCCACGATGAGGAAGTATTGCCCTCTGGATGGAAAATACTCCGTAATTTATCGTAATAGAAATGTGCGatctctgaaaaaaattgagtgtCACGGTTTAGATTCTACCATAGATTCTTGCCCGTCTGGGTCTACTCTCAACATAAGGCTGAAAGGGTGCAGTGAAGGAGAGATGAGTG AATTTAAATTCGAATGTTTGGGTAGCTGGAATGGAATTAAAGAGGAGAATTTTATAATATTCGTGGATAGCAGACAACATAAGCCTAGATACAGATGTGCG GTTTATGAAAGGGAAGCAAGAACTGGTCGCATCCATATGGCCCTAAGCAATGATTCCACTTGCATCACGGACCTCCACAATGCAACTAGTGGTTTCGAAACATTCCTTCTACAACCAAAGGCTGCTACCCCATGGCCAGTTGAAATAAGATCTGGTACTTGCAATTTCCCAAAATGGATGCAAGGAAAATGGGAACACATAAGGGTGAATGATGATACGCTAGTGTATCAAGACCATTCTTCCTTCAAGACATACACTATTAAGTGTGCTGATTCCCACCAGttcgaaaataaatatttggtGTTCAGTAGGAGTCAGTG CAACGAGGAGCACTACAGTTGCCTCTGGATACATAAGAGAGCCAGCAACATCCTCGAATTCCAGATCAGCATCAAGTCGAGTTATATGAGTAACGTTTTCACCTTATGCCATGAATCGAATTTCCTTGAAGATTCTTGGATTACACAAGGAA GAATTGCCCCTCCAACCACTGGAGAAATAGTACCCAGGATGTGTCCAATTTCTGGAGAGTATACTGGTGTTATACCTGACTCTGATTCTGAGCTCTGTGCAAATCTTCGTTCAGATTGCAATGCAGAAGTCATGTATTATCAGGTTTCAAGTTGCATAACAGGGGAGCTCTATGAAGAGAGGGAatatgtgtgtcttgggcaTTGGGTCGAGGATGATCTCCTTTATACTTACACCAAACGCAGGGATATAGCTGCCAGTACCTACGAATGCTTCGTAGGTAGTATAACTCCAAATCGGGAGGTGTACATAAAAGAAGCTGGAAGTTTTTGCCAGAGGAACATCGATCCCATAAAGAACGGAATGGAACTGATCAAAAACGAAATGTACTCCTGCAAGAAAAACGTGCCAGTTTCCAATAAAACCGAAGAGAGACCAAAGATAACTTACGAACAAACTACAGTTAAATTAACTACGGAAGCGACTGTTACTGTGGCTCATACCAAAAGTACAAGAAAGCCATGGAACTTTG ataacAGCATGGGAGATATACCGAAACATAAAGAGAAACATAATAATGCTAACCATGTTGAAGTTATGATTCTCCTATATATTTGCACAATCACCTTACTCATCCAACTTTaa